Proteins encoded in a region of the Paenibacillus pedocola genome:
- a CDS encoding response regulator transcription factor, whose translation MIKVVIVDDEPKLRQGLQTLIAWGSLGFTIAATAGNGRDALKIIEDEEPELLIADIRMPVMDGLQLIQHLRSAGHQLQCIILSGYADFEYAKQAIKYGVAGYLVKPVNIAEMTATLKLVRGQIEEERLRREWNRTQVNNPELCLQKLLNPPEKNEDPAALRSMIRQTGLLWSHYEIVVISPRVYEADRSESLSRLSAGLKQGIEERNSGIVTESSPYIILLLNAPLHGRQRRDQLYDEIRCIAGDTLFIAATGGTVTEPEHIYNAYVNARQAVKQAFFSFHDRLLEPGLILLSSPEFPCLSGDADEKVLDELIFRLYYSLDAGNKSMVMPLLKEAAALFYKQEQEEKSVKQSFFFLTNAIIHRLAASSRIEPKEMESVSRFLNGIYQYDYLLDLLEETHHFLLEFTEDSGPKGKEQEIKQMIDFIHRHYAEDLRLSTLAGLLNYSTPYLGQLFRSKTGEYFNTYLDKVRIQKAKELLAQGMKVYEVAELIGYASVNYFFSKFKKYEGRSPSEYKNP comes from the coding sequence ATGATTAAGGTTGTTATTGTGGACGATGAACCGAAGCTGAGACAGGGACTCCAGACACTGATTGCATGGGGAAGCCTTGGTTTCACTATCGCCGCCACCGCAGGCAATGGCAGAGATGCATTGAAGATCATCGAGGATGAAGAGCCCGAGCTATTAATCGCAGACATTCGGATGCCCGTTATGGACGGCCTTCAACTTATTCAGCACTTGCGTTCGGCGGGTCATCAGCTGCAGTGCATCATTCTTAGCGGATATGCCGACTTCGAATATGCCAAACAAGCGATCAAGTACGGTGTAGCGGGATATCTCGTTAAACCAGTCAATATCGCAGAAATGACAGCTACGCTCAAGCTCGTACGCGGGCAGATCGAGGAAGAGCGTTTGCGGAGGGAATGGAATAGGACGCAGGTGAATAACCCGGAGCTGTGTCTGCAAAAGCTGCTCAACCCTCCGGAGAAGAATGAAGATCCGGCTGCGCTGCGAAGCATGATCAGACAAACGGGTTTATTGTGGAGCCACTACGAGATCGTAGTCATATCTCCCCGTGTATATGAAGCCGACCGTTCGGAATCCTTAAGCCGGCTGTCTGCAGGACTGAAGCAAGGGATAGAGGAGCGGAATAGCGGGATCGTAACTGAAAGTTCCCCGTATATTATTCTCCTGCTCAACGCGCCTTTACACGGAAGACAGCGGCGAGATCAGCTATACGATGAGATCCGGTGCATCGCTGGCGATACCCTGTTTATTGCTGCGACCGGAGGGACTGTTACTGAACCCGAGCATATTTACAACGCTTATGTGAATGCAAGGCAAGCGGTTAAACAAGCCTTTTTTAGCTTTCATGACCGGCTCCTGGAGCCAGGCCTTATTCTGTTGTCTTCTCCCGAGTTTCCCTGTCTGAGCGGTGATGCTGATGAAAAGGTGCTGGATGAATTAATATTCCGCTTGTATTACAGCTTGGATGCAGGTAATAAATCCATGGTGATGCCGCTTCTCAAGGAGGCTGCTGCTTTATTTTACAAACAGGAACAAGAGGAGAAGTCGGTCAAGCAATCCTTCTTCTTCCTGACAAACGCGATTATTCATAGGCTCGCTGCCTCCTCCCGGATAGAACCCAAAGAAATGGAGTCCGTTTCTCGCTTCTTAAACGGGATTTATCAGTATGATTATCTACTAGATCTTCTGGAAGAGACCCATCATTTCCTGTTGGAGTTTACGGAGGATTCCGGGCCGAAAGGCAAGGAACAGGAGATTAAGCAAATGATCGATTTTATTCATAGACATTATGCAGAAGACTTAAGGTTATCAACACTGGCGGGCCTGCTGAACTACAGCACACCGTATCTGGGGCAATTGTTCAGGAGCAAGACCGGAGAGTACTTTAATACCTACCTGGACAAAGTCCGGATCCAAAAAGCCAAAGAGCTGCTGGCCCAGGGAATGAAAGTCTATGAAGTGGCTGAGCTGATCGGATACGCGAGCGTGAATTACTTCTTCAGCAAGTTCAAAAAATACGAGGGCCGTTCTCCGTCCGAATATAAAAATCCATAG
- a CDS encoding ABC transporter permease: MKTITLGTENAYKKRRKSAWKQLKNQKYLYYMSIPFVLWVFVFQYLPLWGWTMAFQKYKPGIGFFDQKWVGFEHFRTLFRDEHFYQVLRNTLAMSFMGLIAGFIVPVIFALLLNEVRVQSMKRFVQTVSYLPHFVSWVVAAGIVSKMLSTDGGVINDILLGLNIVDQPVQFMAQGHLFWGIVTGADIWKETGWNAIIYLAAISGIGPELYEAARVDGASRLRQMWHITLPGIRPTIIVLLIMSIGHLLGTGFEKQFLLGNHLVIDYSEVLDLYALNYGLAMGRYSFGTAINIFNSVISLMLLFAANGIFKRFTNESIM; the protein is encoded by the coding sequence ATGAAAACGATAACACTAGGAACGGAAAACGCATACAAAAAAAGAAGGAAGAGTGCGTGGAAGCAACTAAAGAATCAGAAATACCTGTATTACATGTCTATACCCTTTGTGCTGTGGGTCTTTGTCTTTCAGTATTTGCCCTTATGGGGCTGGACAATGGCCTTCCAGAAATATAAGCCGGGAATCGGTTTTTTTGATCAAAAGTGGGTAGGCTTTGAGCACTTCCGAACGTTGTTCCGGGATGAGCACTTCTATCAAGTGCTGCGAAACACGCTGGCAATGAGCTTTATGGGACTGATCGCCGGGTTCATCGTACCAGTCATCTTTGCCCTGCTTCTTAATGAAGTCCGTGTGCAGAGTATGAAACGGTTCGTGCAGACTGTATCCTATCTTCCGCATTTTGTCTCTTGGGTCGTGGCTGCAGGGATTGTCAGCAAGATGCTCTCTACGGATGGCGGAGTCATCAATGATATCCTCCTTGGCCTGAACATTGTGGATCAGCCGGTTCAATTCATGGCACAAGGCCACCTGTTCTGGGGAATTGTCACCGGCGCGGATATTTGGAAGGAAACAGGCTGGAATGCGATTATCTATCTCGCTGCCATATCCGGCATTGGTCCCGAATTGTATGAAGCTGCAAGGGTGGACGGTGCGAGCCGTCTTAGACAAATGTGGCATATCACGCTGCCGGGGATCCGGCCGACAATCATTGTCCTGCTGATTATGTCCATTGGACATTTGCTCGGAACGGGATTTGAGAAGCAGTTTTTGCTGGGAAATCACCTGGTCATCGATTACTCTGAAGTGCTTGATCTATATGCGCTTAATTATGGTCTGGCCATGGGAAGATACTCCTTCGGAACAGCAATCAACATCTTCAATTCAGTGATTAGCCTGATGCTGTTATTTGCGGCCAACGGAATATTCAAGCGCTTTACGAATGAAAGCATTATGTAG
- a CDS encoding carbohydrate ABC transporter permease translates to MGVVNSNTQVGRLKQSLQTKSAHDRFLEIIVYVSMIVVTVLTIYPFLNVLAISLNDSVDTVRGGITVWPRQFTLENFSLIFTYGSLITGFKISVLRTVIGTLAGLISGSMLAFTLARSDFQARRFVSMFLAITMYVSGGLIPGFILMRDLHMIDTFAVYILPGLVSAFNVFVIRSFIDGLPFALQESAKLDGANDFTIYWRVILPLCKPALATVALFLAVGQWNSWFDTYLFNGSNESLTTLQYELMKILQSTTTSATNSQDTANMAERMSQVSPESVKMAITIVVTVPILIVYPFLQKYFVKGMTLGAVKS, encoded by the coding sequence ATGGGGGTTGTCAACAGCAATACGCAGGTGGGCCGGTTAAAACAAAGTCTTCAGACGAAATCAGCACATGACCGGTTTCTTGAAATCATTGTTTATGTATCCATGATTGTTGTAACTGTTCTGACGATTTATCCGTTCTTAAACGTGCTGGCCATCTCACTTAACGATTCGGTGGATACGGTCCGGGGAGGTATCACCGTTTGGCCGAGACAGTTTACGCTGGAGAATTTCAGTCTGATTTTTACTTATGGAAGTCTGATTACCGGCTTTAAAATATCAGTTTTGCGGACGGTTATCGGTACATTAGCAGGCCTAATCAGCGGCTCAATGCTGGCCTTTACGCTGGCGAGGAGCGATTTTCAGGCGAGAAGATTTGTCTCCATGTTTCTTGCTATCACGATGTATGTCTCAGGCGGGCTGATTCCGGGTTTTATTCTGATGAGAGATCTTCACATGATCGATACTTTCGCTGTCTATATTCTGCCTGGTCTTGTAAGCGCGTTTAATGTCTTCGTCATCCGCTCGTTCATCGACGGTTTGCCGTTTGCATTGCAGGAGTCCGCTAAGCTGGACGGGGCTAACGATTTCACGATATATTGGCGCGTTATTCTGCCGCTGTGCAAGCCGGCATTGGCGACCGTGGCTCTGTTTCTTGCGGTAGGCCAGTGGAACTCATGGTTCGATACGTATCTGTTTAACGGCAGTAATGAGTCCTTGACCACGCTGCAATATGAATTGATGAAAATTCTACAGAGCACGACTACAAGTGCAACTAATTCCCAAGACACTGCTAACATGGCTGAGCGGATGTCACAGGTCTCACCGGAGTCGGTGAAAATGGCGATTACGATTGTGGTTACAGTTCCGATTTTGATTGTGTATCCGTTTTTACAAAAATACTTTGTCAAAGGTATGACGCTCGGTGCGGTAAAGAGTTAG
- a CDS encoding ABC transporter substrate-binding protein — translation MKPEKKKFVVSSLVALTIASTLAGCSGNNGSTAGEGSNAEDSSSGTDLKPITLTYFSEDGSTNWNNMKDEVGKIITEKTGVTLDAEFAVGDPVQKISLIAATGNYPDLLAAKADVGKLVDAGAVIDLTDLIDKYAPNIKKMLGDKLVRTKYSLDDEAIYAIPTWSAVDEKKMKADGGFELQHRVVKEAGYPEIKTVKDYEKVIQDYIDKHPTDENGNKNIGLSLNGDDWHMYQVTNSGFQTTGGPDDGEYYIDQETHQATYHFRRPEEKEYFRWLNHMNDIGLLDPESFVQKTDQFKAKVASGRVLGLADPEWDYGDAQNALKAAGKFDQTYGHYPVTLSKEYKDTSFWPAGFDGGYGISISSKCKDPVRAIQFLDFLASEEGQILNNWGIEGKHYTMENGKREVIPAVQQRMDNDNAAFQKESGVGLYWNMMVHYGDGIKDSTGNYFTRSFPEQLTASYSEPEKEALKAYGVDHWKGLFPSEEEFEPRAYGAAYTMSLASDDPAVILGAKMKDITWKRIPEAVMAKPDQFDKIWDAYMEDLDKAGVKEMEEAYTKHVQNRIKLWSSK, via the coding sequence ATGAAGCCGGAAAAAAAGAAGTTTGTTGTCTCTTCCTTGGTGGCGCTGACTATAGCGTCGACGCTTGCGGGATGCAGCGGGAATAATGGCTCTACTGCCGGAGAGGGCAGCAATGCGGAAGATTCTTCGTCCGGGACAGATTTAAAGCCAATCACGCTAACCTATTTCTCGGAGGACGGCAGCACGAATTGGAATAACATGAAGGATGAAGTCGGCAAGATTATTACGGAGAAAACGGGTGTAACCCTGGATGCCGAGTTTGCTGTCGGTGATCCGGTACAGAAGATCTCACTGATTGCCGCAACAGGCAACTATCCTGATCTGCTAGCTGCAAAGGCGGATGTCGGCAAGCTTGTAGACGCCGGTGCGGTCATCGATCTGACAGATTTAATCGACAAGTATGCTCCGAATATCAAAAAAATGTTAGGAGATAAGCTTGTACGGACCAAGTACAGCCTGGATGATGAGGCGATTTATGCCATACCAACCTGGTCAGCAGTGGATGAGAAGAAAATGAAAGCCGACGGCGGATTTGAACTCCAGCATCGTGTAGTTAAAGAGGCCGGATATCCGGAAATAAAAACAGTGAAGGATTACGAAAAGGTTATTCAGGATTACATCGATAAACACCCGACGGACGAGAACGGAAATAAAAATATCGGGCTCTCACTAAACGGGGACGATTGGCATATGTATCAGGTTACCAACTCGGGATTCCAGACAACCGGGGGACCGGACGACGGCGAATATTACATCGATCAGGAAACGCACCAGGCAACTTATCATTTCCGCCGTCCGGAGGAAAAGGAATATTTCCGCTGGTTGAATCATATGAACGACATCGGTCTGCTGGATCCGGAAAGCTTCGTGCAGAAAACCGACCAGTTTAAAGCTAAAGTGGCTTCGGGCCGTGTTCTCGGGCTGGCGGATCCGGAATGGGATTACGGGGATGCGCAGAATGCATTAAAAGCGGCAGGTAAGTTTGATCAGACTTATGGTCATTATCCGGTTACCTTGAGTAAAGAGTACAAGGATACCAGCTTCTGGCCGGCCGGCTTCGACGGAGGGTATGGGATCTCGATTTCCAGCAAGTGTAAGGACCCGGTACGTGCCATTCAGTTCCTTGACTTTTTGGCCTCGGAAGAGGGTCAAATTCTCAATAACTGGGGAATCGAAGGGAAGCATTATACGATGGAAAACGGTAAACGTGAGGTTATTCCGGCAGTGCAGCAACGTATGGATAATGATAACGCCGCTTTCCAAAAAGAATCGGGTGTCGGACTTTACTGGAACATGATGGTTCATTACGGGGACGGGATTAAAGATTCAACAGGAAACTATTTCACCCGGAGTTTTCCGGAACAGCTGACAGCGAGCTACAGTGAGCCGGAAAAGGAAGCATTAAAGGCATACGGTGTGGATCATTGGAAGGGACTCTTCCCGTCAGAAGAGGAATTCGAGCCAAGAGCTTATGGTGCGGCTTATACGATGTCACTTGCCAGCGACGATCCTGCTGTGATTCTTGGAGCCAAAATGAAGGATATTACCTGGAAACGAATTCCGGAAGCAGTGATGGCTAAGCCGGATCAATTCGACAAGATCTGGGACGCCTACATGGAAGATCTGGATAAGGCCGGAGTGAAAGAGATGGAAGAAGCTTATACCAAGCATGTCCAGAACCGTATTAAATTGTGGTCTTCAAAGTAA
- a CDS encoding glycosyl hydrolase produces the protein MRLEIKRLLLGFLCFSLVFSLLVYSGANRSEAAASSAESDSQPGVIKLTYADAILDGYGIEKRGNVFEDQDRLYNGEGYISFFFAEDPSSAEQAGSATFTVEVTEPGLYKMSVGYYIPEGYGGKATSIQINEVGTGELTLDAPAAGTVRAEKMVSKVMLNAGKNTIKVNRGWGYFGLEYLKLEAAKASQAGGMLEAEDGVMSGGVSIETQGEGYSGQGYTAFQQSGSLTFTYKAPSAGMYTLLIGYSAPNGEKKTSMIVNGQTSEISLPEQKGFSEISAGKALLKEGDNTIEFSANWGWYNIDYVKLTAADKAEGNAVTGKLINPEATSEAKSLMNYLASQYSHKIISGQQTLEDAEWIGQQTGRFPAIMSTDLMDYSTTRVDNGATSTEVEKMIDWYKRGGIVALCWHWNAPKGIGGNEPGNEWWRGFYTEHTTFDVEYALDHPDSEDYSLLIRDIDNIALQLKRLQDAGVPVLWRPLHEAEGGWFWWGAKGPEPAKRLWKLMVDRLTHYHHLNNLIWVWNSEKPEWYPGDDVVDIASVDTYNPAGDYNPSIAKYEGLISLVNNKKLVGLAENGPIPDPDMLQAYGAYWSFFSTWTGDFIKDGTTNAAEHLKKVYQSDYVVTLDELPANLYTFTEFSDLSGHWAKGDIELLADKLLVKGDGGRQFAPGRLTTRAEFTVIITRALGLSASSTPVQFTDVAKTKWYAEPISAAAQADLITGYSDGTFQPDTQITREQMAVLIVRAAALAGQKPAAVKNVLDQFADASSISTWAIDSVNAAVASGLMKGLTRDHFAAKDSGDRAQAAVMVKRLMVYTNLID, from the coding sequence ATGAGGCTGGAGATTAAGAGATTACTATTAGGCTTTTTATGTTTTAGTTTGGTCTTCTCTTTACTGGTATATTCAGGTGCGAATCGTTCGGAGGCCGCAGCTTCCTCTGCAGAGTCGGACAGCCAACCAGGCGTTATCAAACTTACTTATGCAGATGCCATATTAGATGGCTATGGCATCGAGAAGCGCGGAAATGTCTTTGAAGATCAGGATCGGCTTTATAATGGCGAAGGTTACATCTCATTCTTTTTCGCTGAAGATCCGTCCTCTGCAGAGCAGGCCGGAAGTGCAACTTTTACTGTAGAGGTTACAGAACCGGGATTGTACAAAATGAGTGTAGGCTACTATATTCCTGAAGGCTATGGCGGAAAAGCGACGAGCATTCAAATTAATGAGGTTGGCACTGGTGAGTTAACACTGGATGCACCTGCAGCAGGAACGGTTAGGGCTGAAAAAATGGTTAGCAAAGTGATGTTAAATGCCGGTAAGAATACCATCAAGGTCAACCGGGGCTGGGGGTATTTTGGCCTTGAATATTTGAAGCTGGAAGCGGCCAAGGCATCTCAGGCAGGGGGCATGCTGGAAGCGGAGGATGGTGTGATGAGCGGCGGCGTTTCAATAGAAACCCAAGGTGAAGGGTATTCCGGCCAAGGTTATACGGCATTCCAGCAATCAGGTTCACTTACCTTTACTTACAAGGCACCCTCGGCAGGAATGTATACCCTTCTTATAGGCTACAGTGCTCCAAACGGTGAGAAGAAAACCAGTATGATTGTGAACGGGCAAACTTCGGAAATTTCTCTGCCGGAGCAGAAAGGTTTCAGCGAAATTTCCGCCGGAAAAGCATTGCTGAAGGAAGGCGATAACACGATCGAGTTCTCAGCGAACTGGGGCTGGTACAATATTGATTATGTCAAATTGACGGCTGCCGATAAAGCGGAAGGCAATGCCGTGACGGGCAAACTAATTAACCCGGAAGCAACCTCTGAAGCCAAGTCGCTGATGAATTATTTGGCAAGCCAGTATAGCCATAAAATCATATCGGGTCAGCAAACATTGGAGGATGCCGAATGGATCGGACAGCAGACCGGCAGATTTCCGGCGATAATGTCCACGGATTTAATGGATTACTCCACTACCCGTGTCGACAATGGCGCCACTTCAACCGAGGTCGAAAAAATGATTGATTGGTACAAACGCGGCGGTATTGTAGCTCTGTGCTGGCATTGGAATGCCCCCAAGGGGATTGGCGGGAATGAGCCCGGCAATGAATGGTGGAGGGGCTTCTACACTGAACACACAACCTTTGATGTGGAATATGCGCTCGATCATCCGGATTCTGAGGACTACAGCCTGCTTATCAGGGACATTGATAATATCGCACTCCAGCTGAAACGTCTGCAAGATGCAGGTGTTCCCGTGTTATGGCGGCCACTGCATGAGGCAGAGGGCGGATGGTTCTGGTGGGGAGCGAAGGGACCGGAGCCAGCGAAGCGGTTATGGAAGCTGATGGTTGACCGGCTAACCCATTATCACCATCTGAACAATCTGATCTGGGTATGGAATTCCGAGAAACCGGAGTGGTATCCGGGAGACGATGTCGTGGATATTGCCAGTGTGGATACGTATAACCCGGCAGGTGATTACAACCCCAGCATTGCAAAGTATGAGGGATTAATCTCTTTGGTGAATAATAAGAAGCTAGTCGGATTGGCAGAAAACGGGCCGATTCCCGATCCGGATATGCTGCAGGCTTATGGTGCGTACTGGAGCTTCTTCAGCACTTGGACAGGCGATTTCATCAAGGATGGCACTACAAACGCTGCTGAACACTTGAAGAAAGTATATCAGAGCGACTATGTTGTCACACTCGACGAACTTCCGGCTAACCTGTATACCTTTACGGAATTTTCCGATCTCAGCGGCCATTGGGCTAAGGGGGATATTGAATTATTGGCGGATAAATTGCTGGTCAAGGGTGATGGCGGCCGGCAGTTCGCCCCCGGCCGTTTAACGACACGTGCTGAATTTACAGTGATTATTACCAGAGCACTGGGCCTAAGCGCTTCAAGTACACCCGTCCAATTTACAGATGTTGCGAAAACAAAGTGGTATGCGGAGCCGATTAGTGCCGCTGCTCAAGCTGATTTGATTACAGGTTATTCGGACGGTACCTTCCAGCCGGACACACAGATTACGCGAGAGCAAATGGCAGTTCTGATCGTTCGTGCTGCGGCACTTGCTGGTCAGAAACCGGCAGCGGTAAAGAATGTTCTGGATCAGTTCGCGGACGCTTCATCTATTAGTACCTGGGCGATAGACAGTGTCAATGCAGCGGTTGCTTCAGGACTTATGAAGGGATTAACCCGCGACCATTTTGCGGCAAAGGATTCAGGAGATCGCGCACAGGCTGCGGTCATGGTAAAGCGTTTGATGGTGTATACGAATTTAATAGATTAA